The Tautonia plasticadhaerens nucleotide sequence GGCCAGGTCCCCGCCGCTCACGGTGAAGCTGACCTCGGTCCGGCCCCGGGTGGCCACGTTCTGGACGATCATGTCCACGACGATGTTCTTCTCGGCGATCCTCCGGAACAGGGCATGGACCACGCCGGGCCGGTCGGGCACGCCGAGCACCGTCACCCTCGCCTCGTCCTTCGCCAGCGCGGCCCCGGTGACGCTGGCGCCGAGCAGCCGGGCGTCCTCCTCGGCGACGATCCAGGTGCCCTCGGCGTCGGCGAAGGAGCTGCGGACGTGGATCGGGACGCCGAACTTCTTGGCGAATTCGACGGACCGTGAGTGCATCACCCCGGCACCGAGGCTGGCCAGCTCCAGCATCTCGTCGTAGCTGATCCGGTCGATCTTCCTCGCCTCGGCGACGATCCGGGGGTCGGTCGTGTAGACGCCGTCCACGTCGGTGTAGATCTCGCAGGCGTCGGCCCCGAGCACGGCGGCCAGGGCCACGGCGGTCGTGTCCGACCCCCCCCGGCCGAGCGTCGTGATGTTGTAGTGCTCGTCCACCCCCTGGAAGCCGGCGACGATGACCACCTGGCCGTCGTCGAGCGCCTGCTGGATCCGCTCGGTCGAGATGTTGCGGATGCGGGCCTTGGTGTGGAAGCTGTCGGTGACGATGCCGATCTGGGCCCCGGTGAAGCTGATCGCCGGCACGCCGAGCCCCTGGATCGCCATCGCCATCAGGGCCACGCTCACCTGCTCCCCCGTGGCGAGGAGCATGTCCATCTCCCTCGCCGGGGGCCGCTCGGTGATCTCCCGGGCCAGGCCGATCAGCTCGTCGGTGGTGTGGCCCCGCGCCGAGACGACCACGATCACCTGCTTCCCCTCGCGATGGGCCCGGATCGCCCGTCGGGCGGCGGAGAGGATCTTGTCGGCGTCGGCGACGCTCGTGCCGCCGAACTTCTGGACCACGAGGGGCAACGCAGGATCTCCTTGACTCGGCTCGGCTCGGTCGGGTCGCGGGTGAAGGGTCGAGGGGCGCGGGGCGGGGTCGGTCCGCCTGGCCGGGGGGCGAACGTCCCAGGATGCCAGATCGAGGCCGGAGAATCCAGATCGGTCGATCCCCGATCGTCCGGGGGGATCCCGGTCGCCTCGCCGCCTCCGGCCGATCGACGACCGCCGCTTGCCCCGGCGGGGGACGCCGGGGCTCCTCGGATCCCCGGTCCCCGCCCCGATCCCGCTTCGCCGCCGGGACGGGGCGGGTGCTTGGCCCCCCCATCTCGAGGATCCCGGAGGCCCGCCCCGTCTCCGAGTCGACCCGGTCGCCCTCCGGGCGCCTCAGCCGGCGACCGGATACCGTCGGAGGATGGCGTCGAGCCCGTCGATCATCCCCGGCAGGTACGACTGGTCCAGCAGCAGGACGAACCTCAGGCGGTTGTCGATGGCCGGGTCGTCCGTCGCCTCGCACCGGGCGACCAGCCCGCCCCGGCCGTCTCCCGAGACGGCCACGCGGAGCCAGCCATCGGTGCAGTCGAGCACGGCCTCGCCCCGGAGTTCGTCGTGCAGCGTCGCCAGCCGGGACCGGAACCCGGCCAGCTCTTCGGCGCGGAGGAACGCGCGGAAGCGGCCCGAGAAGCCCCCGGCGGCGATCACGACCTCGGTGACGAGCCAGTCGTCCCCGGACTCGCCGGGGCGGTCCAGCTCGGCCGGCCTCAGCAGGAGGTGGGCACCCCGGCGGTCTCCCATCAGGAATTCGATCGGTTGGTGATCCATCTCGTCCCGGCTCCCGGTCGGCTCGAACGCGGCCCCGGCCGCCACGGCGACGGCAGGGGGACCCTCCCGGACACGGCCCGAAGTCCGGAGGTTCGCCGGCCCGAACACGGCCGGCAGCCGGCCCGGGTTTCATTCGACGGATCGCCCTCGGCACCGGCTCGGAGGCGAACTCCCGCATGACCCGACTGATCCGCCGGCGGGACCTGCCGGAAACCGCCTCGCTTTGGCTCATCGCTTGAGGACGTGATCGCCCATCAACTGCCATCCCCGCTCCAGGAACGGCCCCCCGGCCTCCATGGCGCTGATCTCGTCGTACGGCTTGCCCGAGCCGGACAGGCCGGTGCCGCAGAGGGCCCAGGGGACCGGCGCCCGGTCGTGGGCCCGGGTCCGGATCAGCGTGGAGTGGTCGGGGGAGACGAGCAAGCGGTACTCGCCGTACGATTCGAGCGCCTCGCGGATCGGCCCGACGATCTCGCGGTCGATCCGCTCCAGCGCCTCCACCTTGGCGTCGGCCCGGCCCTCGTGGCTGGCCTCGTCGGGGGCCTCCACGTGGACGCAGACGAGGTCGTGGTCGCGCAACGCCTCCACGCCGTACCGGCCCTTGGCGGCGTAGTCGGTGTCCAGGTAGCCGGTGGCGCCGGGCACGTCGACCCGGGCCCACCCGGCCAGCATCCCCGTCCCCCTCACGAGGTCGACGGCCGAGAGGATCGCCCCGCGCTTGCCGTGCAACTCGGCGAAGGTGGGCACCCGGGGCGCCTTGCCCTGGCCCCAGAGCCAGATCGCGTTGGCCGGCAGCTTGCCCGCGGCCACCCGGGCCCGATTCACGGCGTGGTCCTGGATCACGGAGGCGCCCGCCTCCATCAGGCGACGGAGCAGCTCCGAGCCGGTCCCCCGGGGCAGGTGGTCGGCGGCGAGCTGGTCGGGCACGTCGTGCGGGGGCGTGGTCGTCGTGTCGTCGCCGAAGGGGGGGGGCGACCCGGGCCTCCCCCGGTAGATCATCGCGTTGCGGTAGCTGACGCCGGGGAAGAACTCGACCTCGTGCCCGTCGGCGTGCACGTTCGCCCTCAGCGCGGCGACCAGCTCGGCCCCCTCCTCGCTGGAGACGTGCCCGGCGGTGAAGTCGGTCATCCGGCCGTCGAGGATCGTCATCAGGTTGCAGCGCACGGCCCAGTCGTCGGGGCCCAGCGCGATCCCCATCGCCACCACCTCCAGCGGGGCCCGGCCGGTGTAGTACCGCTCCGGGTCGTAGCCGAAGAGGCTCAGCGTCGCGACGTCGCTGGCCGGCAGGAAGCGGTCGGGCACGTTCCGGGACCTCCCGAGCACCCCGTCCCGGGCCACCCGGTCCATCTCCGGGGTCCGGGCGGCCTGCAAGGGCGTCAGGTCGCCGAGCGAGCCCTGCGGCTCGTCGGCCGCGCCGTCGGGGATGACGATGGCGATCTTCATAATCGTCTCCTCCCGTCCCCCGATGCGGGGGGCGGGTCGCTTCGATTGGCCCCCGGACCCGGCGCGACCGGCCCGGAAGGGACACCGAACACCCTACCAGCGCTCACCCCCCGCACCAAGCGGACGGTCGCCGGGCCGGGCCCGGCCGATCGCCTCCTGACGGTCGGCGAAGCGGTGAGGGGGGGGGAACGGTCATTCGGCGCCTCGACGGCGAGGGGCGGGCGAGGGGAATCGGACTCGGTCTCCCGAATCCGGGCGCACCTCCTCCCGTCTCGGAGACGCCGAGCGCGATCCCCTCCCCAGCCGATACCGGGCCGCCCCGGCGACCGCTACAATCCGATCCGGTCAATCATGGGCAAGGGGGCCGACATCCCCGGGGCTCGCCGATCGCCGAGTGGGGCGGGGAGGCGGGATGCCCGATCGGCCCGGCGTCGAGGACGGCACCGCGATGGGCAATGACCCGCTCTTACTCGGCCTGGACGTCGGCACGCAGAGCATCCGGGCGGCGCTGGTCGACCCGGCCGGCCGGACCCTTTCCTACGGCGTCGCCCCCCTGGAGACGACCTACCCCCGCCCCTCCTGGGCCGAGCAGGACCCGGCCCAGTGGTGGGCCTCCGCCCGGGTGGCGGTCGGCAAGGCGATGGAGTCGGCCGGCGTCGGGCCGGACCGGGTCGTCGGCATCGGCCTCGACTGCACCGCCTGCACCGTGGTCGCCTGCCGCATCGACGGCACCCCGATCCGGCCGGCCCTGCTCTGGATGGACCAGCGTTCCCACCGGGAGGCCGAGGCGATCGGCGTCACCGGGGATCCCGCCCTGAAGTACGTCTCCGGCCGGGTCTCCCCCGAGTGGATGCTCCCCAAGGCCCTCTGGCTGAAGCGGCACGAGCCGGGGGCCTACGACGAGGCCGACCGCATCGTCGAGTGCACCAACTGGTTCATGTTCACCCTGACGGGGGAGTGGACCCTCTCCCTGAACCACTGCGCCGTCAAGTGGAACTACGCCAGACCCGAGGGCGGCTGGCCGACCGCCCTGATCCACGCGGTCGGCCTCGACGACCTGCTCGGCAAGTGGCCCGACCGCATCGAGCCGCTGGGGCAGGGGGGGGCGACGCTCTGCAAGGCGGCCGCGGAGCAACTCGGGCTGAAGTCGGGGACGCCCGTCGCCCAGGGGGGGATCGACGCCTACCTCGGCATGATCGGCATGGGGGCCACGTCCGCAGGGGACGTGGCCGTGATCGTCGGGTCCAGCACCTGCCACCTCGCGCAGTCCCGGGGCGGGGTGTTCGGCTCCGGCGCCGCGGGCTGCTACCCGGACGCCACGGTCGAGGGGCTCTACACCCTGGAGGCCGGCCAGACCGCCACCGGGTCGATCCTCGACTGGTACCGCCGCCACTTCTCCGGCGACCAGCGACGTGAGGCCGAGGCCCGGGGCGTGAACGCCTACGAGATCCTCGACGAGCAGGCCGAGGCCGTCCCCCCGGGCTCCGAGGGCCTGGTCGTCCGCGACGACTGGCAGGGGAACCGCTCCCCCTACAAGGACCCGAAGGCCCGGGGGGCGATCGTCGGCCTCTCGCTCGCCCACGGCCCCGGCCACCTCTTCCGGGCCCTCTACGAGGCCACCGCCTGCGGCACCCGGCACATCCTGGAGGACGCCTCGCAGCACGGGCTCGACGTCTCCCGGATCATCGTCGGCGGCGGGGGGGCGAAGTCCCGCCTCTGGATGCAGATCCACGCCGACGTGCTCCAGCGGCCGATCCACCTGCCCCGGGAGACCGAGTCCTGCGCCCTCGGCTCGGCCATGACCGCCGCCGTCGCCGCCGGCCTCTTCGCCGACCTCGACGCCGCCGCCCGGGAGATGGTCGCGCTGGAACGCATCGTCGAGCCCGACCGGCGGAACCAGGGCGTCTACGACGACCTGTTCGCCCGCTACGCCCGCCTTTACGTCGCCCTCCGCGACGGCCGCGTCGTCGACCCGCTGGCCGACTGATCGGTCGCTACCTCCAGGGGCCCGCCCGTCGGGCCCCGGAGAATTGACTTGATCTCGCCACGCGTCCCACTACGATAAAACCAGAACGAAAGAACCCAAACTCAGCGAACCCGGGGGCGATGATCCGATGGCCAGGCCGTCGAAGGAGCTGACTGAGCGGGAACTGGAGGTGTTGCACGCCTTCTGGCACCTCGGCGAGGCCGGGGTGGCCGAGGCCCGGGAGGAGTTGATCCGGAGGGAACAAGGGACCCCGGCCTATACGACGGTCGCCACCCTGGTCCGGATCCTGGCCGAGAAGGGGTTCCTGCGCCAGGTGAACGAGGATCGGCCCTTCCGGTATCAGCCCGCCCGGACCTACGAGGAGGTTTCCCGACGCCTGCTCGATCAGGTGGTCGAGCACGTCTTCCGGGGATCCCGGGAGCATTTGCTGATGCGTCTCGTCGAACGGCGAGCCCTCTCGGCCCGGGAGCGGGCCATCCTGGAACGGACCCTGGACGAGGAGGCCGAGGGATGAGCGACCCCTGGACCTGGCCGCTCTCCTGGATCCTCCGGGGGCTGGCGCTGGCCCTCGTCACCGCGGCCTGCTACCCGATCGCCCGTCGCGCCGGCCCGACTTCGGGGGTGACCGCGTCGGCCAGCGGCCTGGTCCTCCTCGCGGTGCTCCCCTTCCTGCTGCTGCTTCCCGGGCCCCGATGGGAGGTGCCGATCGGATCGGCCCTGGCCGACCTCGGGATCGATCGCATCGCCGAACCCGCCGCCGGAGATCGCAAGGCGGCCATCGCCGGGCGCGCCGAGGGACTTGCGTTCGACCCCGCTCCGCCCCCCGACGAGTCGACCTCGCCCCCCCCTGGCCGACGGCCGACGCTTTCGGAGGCTCGACGACCGGGGCCCGGGGCCGATCCGGCCCCCTCCCCGCCGGCACCGATCGCGGCCCGAACGAACCGGCAAGGGGCCTGGACATCGGGGATCGCCGTGGCGCTGGCGACCCTGGTGGTGATCGGCGTGTCGAGGCTCGCCCTCGGGCTCGGGGCGGTCGCCCGACTCCGATCGGCGGGCCAAACCGTCCGTGACCCGTCGATCGACACGCTCCTGGACCTGCTCCGGGCCGAGCTGTCGATCACCCGGCCGGTCGAGGTCCGGGAGGCCCCGGGACTGGGCCCACCCGCGACGATCGGCTGGCGAAGGCCGGTCTTGCTGCTGCCCGACGACTGGCGATCGTGGGAGCAGGGGGAGTTGCGGGTGGTCCTCGCCCACGAGCTGGCGCACATCCATCGGGCCGATTTCCCGGTCGCCCTGCTCGCCCAGCTCGGCGTGGCGCTCCACCCCTGGAACCCGATGGCCTACTGGCTGGCGAGTCGGCTCCGGCTCGACCAGGAACTCGCCGCCGACGCGACCGCCGCCCGGCTCTCGGGGGGCCGTCGCCCGTACCTGGCCTGCCTCGCCCGGCTCGCCCTCCGCCGAGACGACCTCGCCTCGGGTTGGGCCGCCCGGGCCTTCCTCCCGGTCCGAGGGACCCTCGTCAGGAGAATCGAAATGCTCCGATGTGAACGTTCGCCCGATCGAGACGGCCCCTCTCGGGCGTTCCGGGGCGTCACGATCGCCTCGATCACCGGCCTGGCCCTCCTCTGCGCCGGCCTCCGGGCCCCCGAAACGGCCGAGGCCCGCCCGCAAGGCGACCCCGCCCCCGAGGCCGCTCCGCTCGGCGACGACGGCTTCGACCTCTCCCCCGTGCCGGCCGACGCGACCTTGGTCGCGGCGATCCGCCCGGCGCGGCTTGCGACCCATCCCGAGATTCGGGACCTGATCGACGAGTTCGACCCGCTCGGCGACCTCCTCGGCGGGATCGACCTGCGCGTCCCTGGCCTCCAACAGGTGACGGTCGTCGAGCTGCGAAGCCTGGAGGCTCGAGTCAGGGGTGGTCCGACCCTGGTCGTCCCCGATCTGATCATCCTCCGCACCGTCGACCCCGTCGGGGATGAGCTGATCGGCTCCATCCTCGAGGACGCCGAGGCCGTCTCCTACCTCGGGACCAGGTACCACCGGGCCCGAGGCGCGTCACGCTCGGCCCTCCGGTTCGATGACCGGACGTTGATCCTCGCCCAGAAGGAGCAGGCGATCCGCAATGTGATCGCCGGGAGGGACCGGCCCGGGGGCACGCCCCTCTGGCGAGACGCGGCCGATCGGGTCGACGACGGCCAGATCCTCCTCGCCTTCGAGACCACCTGGTTGTCCCAACTCCTGGGACCCGACGGCACCCGAGGGGACCTCATGCCGTTCGGGCTGGCGGCCATGTCCGGGCCGATGTTCGACCGTGCCTCGGCCTACGCGATCAGCCTCGACCTGCTGGATGGGATGTCGATCGGCGGCGTCGCCCTCTGCGTCGACGAGGAGGGCGCGGCGCGGGTCTCGGAGACCGCCACCGCCCTGAAGACGCTCGCCCGCAACGCCCTCGGGAACATCCGTGGCGCCGCGAACGACGACCCCGAGCTCGAATCGGTCCTCGCGGTCAAGAGCGAGGTCGAGACCCTTCTCGGCGCCGCTATTATCGAGGCCGAGGGCTCGACCGTCCGCCTCCAGGCCGAGTCCGACCAGGACCTCGGCGCGTTCCTCGCACTGGCGACGGGACCGATTAACGCCGCCCGCATCGCCGATCGTCGCTCGCAGGCGACGAATAACCTGAAGCGGATCGGCCTGGCCCTGCACAACTACCACGACATCAACGATTCGTTCCCCCCGCCGATACTCTTCTCCGAAGACGGCTTCCCGTATAGCTGGCGCGTGGCGATCCTCCCCTTCCTGGAGCAGACCGAGGGGCCGGCGCTCTTCGAGTCGTACCACTTCGACGAGCCCTGGGACGGCCCGAACAACCGAGCATTGCTGGAACGGATGCCTGACGTCTTCCGAGTGCCCGGTGCCGACAGCGAACCGACCCACGCCGACTACTTCGCCCTGGTCGGCGAGCGGACTCTCATGGGAGAACCCGGCAAGGGGACAAAATTCGCCGAGATCCGCGACGGCAGCTCGTATACGTTCATGATCGTCGAGTCGAAGCGGGCTGTCCCCTGGACCAGGCCGGAGGACATCCCGTTCGAGATTGACCTGTCCGACCCGAATGCCCCCGCCCCGGAACTCGGCGGCTTCTGGCCGAACGGCTTCCAGGTCGTCTTCGGCGACGGTTCGGTCCGGTTCATCAGCCGGACGATCGACCCGACGGTGTTGAAGGCCCTCTGCACCCGAGACGGCGGCGAGTTGTTCTCCTCGGACCGGTACTGACGCCTCCGGGCGGCCGAGGGGCCGTCCCATGTGTCAGTCCGAAGTTCGTCGAATCCGCTCGACGGCCCATCGCAGGGCGTCGAGCGCCTCCGGGTCGGTCATGTTATGGTCGACCCCGACGACGACCAGCGACTCGGCCGGCAACCCGCTCCGGCGGACGAGTTCCCGGGAGTCCTCGATCGCGATGACCTCGTCCCTCTCGGAATGGAGGAGGACGGTCCGATCGGTCGCCCGGACGTCGTCCTGATCGCCCCAACGCCTCCAGGCCGGGGCGATCAGGACGACGGGGACCTCGCCGGTCGGCACCGCCAGCGCGACCGCACCCCCTCGGCTGGAGCCGACGACCACGTCCGGCGATTCGGCCTCGAACGCCTCCCGGGCGCGTCGGACCGACTCGGGGAAGTCCTCGTCCGGCAGGTGCGGGTTGATGACCTCGACGCCGATCGAGCGGAGGAAGGTCGGCTTCACCCCGCCGGGCCTGGAGTGCAGGCCATGCAGGTAGAGGACCCGGGTCATCGCTCCCCGGCCTCGACGGGCAGGTCAAGCCGGGGGCCCCACTCGTTCCAGGAGCCGTCATAGACGGCGACGTCCGGGAAGCCGAGCCGGTGGAGCTGGAAGGCGATCACGGTGGCCGCCACGCCGCCGTTGCAGTAGGAGACGACGGGGCGATCGGGGTCCAGCCCGGCGGCGGACAGCCGTCCCCGGACCTCGTCCGGATCGAGGAAGCCGCCCCCCTCGGCGAAGAACAGCTCCCGGGGGAGGTTGACCGCCCCGGGGACGTGCCCCCCCCGGGGGCCCCGACGCCTCGCGCCGGTGAACTGGCCGGCGTCCCGCGCGTCGAGGATCTGGGCCGGGCCCCCGAGCATCGCCAGCAGCTCGGCCGCCGAGACCCACATCCGCTCCCTCGGCCTCGCGGTGAAGCTCCTGGGCTCGACCGTCGAGGGGCCTTCCTCGACCGGCCTCCCCTCCTCGACCCATCGATTGAAGCCGCCGTCGAGCACGCTCACCGCGTTGTGCCCCATCGACCGCAGGGCCCACCAGAGCCGGGTGGCGAACTGGCCCCCCATGTGGTCGACGGCGATGACGTGGGTGTCGTCACCCACCCCCCTCGCCCCCATGGCCGCGGCGAACAATTCGGGGGGGGCGACCTGGGCCGGGACCGGGTCGCCCGGGTCGATGATGTCCTTCGTCCAGTCGACGAAGGCGGCCCCCGGGATGTGGCCGGCCTCGAATTCCTCGGGCGCCCCCCGATAGGTCGCCTCCTCCTCGCCCGGCCCGACGGGCCGGGTGCTGACGTACCCCCGGATGTCCAGGACCCGGATCGCCGGGTCGTCCAGGTGCTCGGCGAGCCAATCGGTCGAGACGAGGGGCTGGTCGGTGGTCATCGGGCGGTTCCTCTCGGCGGGGGCTCCTCCGGATACGGGCCGGGCTCGATCGCCCGGCGGGGAGGGACTAGGATAATCCCCGATCGCTCGAATTCCAGGGTATCGCGCCCCGCCCCCGGGGACGAGGAGCCGACATTGAGAGCCGCCGTCTTCGACCGCTTCGGCGAGCCCGCCGAGGTCCTGCGCGTCGCCGAGGTCCCGACGCCCGAGCCCGGCCCGAACCAGGTCCGGGTCCGGATGATCGCCAGCCCGATCAACCCGTCGGACCTGCTCTACGCCAGGGGACGCTACTCGATCATCCCCGAGACGCCCGCCTCCCCCGGGTTCGAGGGGGTCGGCCGGGTCGACGCCGCCGGGCCCGGCCTCTACGGCAAGGCCCTCGTCGGCCGCCGGGTGGCGGTCATCAACGGGGACGGCGGCAACTGGGCCGAGTCGGTCGTGATCCCCGCCATGCAGGCCATCCCGGTCCCCTCCTCGATCCCCGACGAGCAGGTCGCCTCCTTCTTCGTGAACCCGGCGACCGTGCTGGCGATGGCCCGGCACGAGCTGGCGGTGCCGAAGGGGGCCTGGCTGCTCCAGTCGGCGGCGAACTCCGAGCTGGGGAAGATGATGATCCGGCTCGGCAGGCATGACGGGTTCAAGACCCTCAACGTCGTCCGACGCCCCGAGGCCGTCGAGGAGCTGAAGGCCCTGGGCGCCGACGCCGTCATCGTCACCGAAGACGGGCCGATCCCCGAGCAGGTCCGGCGCGTGACCGGCCCCGAGGGCGTCCGCCACGCGATCGACCCGGTCGGCGGCGAGATCGGCACCGGGGTCTTCGAGGCGCTGGGACCCTCGGGGACGCTCCTGGCCTACGGCTCGCTCACCGGGGAGCCGATCCGGGTGGACACCCGGCTGATGATCTCCGGCCGCCGGTCCCTGCGGGGGTTCTGGCTCGGCCATTTCATGAGGTCCCGGAGCAAGGCGGCGGCGCTGCCGCTGTTCGTGCAGGTCGGCCGGTTGATCCGGGGCGGCGTCCTGAGCACCACCGTCGGCCCCAGCTACACGCTCGACCGGCTGGCCGAGGCCGTCCGGGTCGCCGAGCAGCCCGGCAGGCCGGGCAAGGTCCTCCTGAACCTCCGCGGTTGATCCCCGGGGGGGGAATGACCGGCCGGGGTCGCCCAGAACGAACTCGCTGGTGGTGTTTTCGGGTTTTTTTGTCGCCGGTCGAACCCCCGACCGGTAAAATGCATAACCAACGTACCAGTCCGCCGCTTCGAATGCCCTCCACCATCGACCGCCGCTCCGGCCCCCGGAGTGGGCCGAGCCGTTACACCCCGGCCGAATCGTGCCTCGATTTCGGACCGTCGTGCCCCGATCGGGTCGAATCCCGATCGGCCTGCTGCTTGGCTTGCCCTGACCCGCCGGACGGCCTAGATTGCATTCGAAACGCGACCGAGTGGCCGGGGCCCGTTCCTCGCGAGCGTCCCTCCCGGTCTCCGGACCGATCCGCAGACTCGAGCATCGAGAGCAAGCCCCGGCGGGACCCGCCGGCGACGGTCTCGTCACCCCGGCATCATCGCCGGGGGGGCGGTGCCCCGCCCCGAGGTCCGGCCGGGCGGGGAATTGAAGTACGATGACAGCCTCGCAAACATCGGGGACCCAGGACTGGCGAGCGATCGCCCAACTCAGTTCGGGGGGGGAACGCCTGCTCTGCGTCGGGGAGAGCTCCTCGCAGGTCCGCGCCGCCTACGTCGGCGCCTGGGGTGAGGTGATCCGGGACGAGGATCGGCCCACCGTCCAGACGATCTCCCTGCAGAAATGGATCGGCCAGGTCTGGGCCGGCACCTGGGAGCACCAGCAGACCCTGGACGTCCCCGCCACCCCCCGCAAGGAGAAGGCCGAGGCCAACGGCGACGGCGACGGCGACGGCGGCTCCCTTGGCGACGCCAACGGCGACGGCGACGGCAACACCAACGGGAACGGCCACGCCAACGGCACCGCCGCGGAGATCGCCGAGGCCTGAGCCGACGCCCTCCCCCCGACCCCGACCCCGACCCCGGCGGCCTCCCGGCCGCCGTCCCCGAGGAATCCCCGGACCCCGTTCCGGGGATTTTTCGTTGGGACGGTCTCACGGGCACCGCATCGGGTCCGACTCCCTCCGGCTGGCCCAGGCCTCCAGGCCCGGGAAGGCCGCGCCGATCCGATCGGCCAGCATCTCGACCGCCGGCCGTTCCGTGGCGTGGTGGCCGGCGACGATCATCCCCATGCCCGCCGCCTCCGCCTCCAGGGCCCGGTGGAACCTGGCCTCCCCGGTCAGGAAGGCGTCCGCCCCGGCCTCCGAGGCGTCCCGGACGAAGTCGTCCGCCCCCCCGCAGGCCACCGCCACTCGCTCGACCCGCCGATCCGGCTCCCCCACGAACTGGAGCCCCGGCGCCGGGAGGCGGTCTCGCACGATCCCGGCCAGCCGCCGCAGGGTGGTCGGCTCCGGGAGCCGGCCGATCCGGCCCACGCCGGCCGATTCGTCGCGGAGGATCGTCGGGTACGCGTCGATCGCCGGCTCCTCGTACGAGTGCGCCCTCCTGACCGCGTCGAGCACCATCGGTAGCCGGGCCGTCGGGCAGACGAACTCGATCCGCTGCTCCGGGGCCACCTCGCGCCTCCCGGCCCGGCCGACCGTCGGGTTCGTCCCCTCCAGCCCGAGGAACGTGCCGGATCCCTCCAGGGTGTACGAGCACTCGGCGTAATCGCCGATCCTCCCCGCCCCCGCCTCGAAGGCGGCCGACAGCACCGCCTCCCGGTCGGCCTCCGGGGCGAAGACGACCACCTTGCACCCCTGCCGGTCCGGGGCCGGCTTCAGGGGCCCGACCCCGACGAGTCCCAGGGCCTCGCAGAGGAAATCATTGATCCCCCCCCTCGTGTTGTCGAACGCCGTGTGGGGGCTGTAGAGCGCCACCCCCGCCCTCGCCAGCGGCCAGAGGAACCCGTCCGCCCGGTCCGCCCGGAGCGACTGCACCGGCTTGAACCAGATCGGGTGGTGGCTGACGATCAGCTGCGCCCCCCCGTCCACCGCCTCCGAGGCGCTCCTCGGGGTGACGGTCAGGCACGTCATCACCTTCTCGACGGTCGCCGCCGGATCCCCCAGCAGGAGGCCGACGTTGTCCCAGTCCTCCGCCAGCCGGGTCGGGGCGAATCCCTCCATCCAGGAGGCGAGGTCGGCCACGGTCGTCATCGGGCGTCCTCCGATCGGAGCCAGGCGTGCAGGTCGTCCATCAGCCGT carries:
- a CDS encoding alpha/beta hydrolase family protein encodes the protein MTRVLYLHGLHSRPGGVKPTFLRSIGVEVINPHLPDEDFPESVRRAREAFEAESPDVVVGSSRGGAVALAVPTGEVPVVLIAPAWRRWGDQDDVRATDRTVLLHSERDEVIAIEDSRELVRRSGLPAESLVVVGVDHNMTDPEALDALRWAVERIRRTSD
- a CDS encoding sulfurtransferase, with protein sequence MTTDQPLVSTDWLAEHLDDPAIRVLDIRGYVSTRPVGPGEEEATYRGAPEEFEAGHIPGAAFVDWTKDIIDPGDPVPAQVAPPELFAAAMGARGVGDDTHVIAVDHMGGQFATRLWWALRSMGHNAVSVLDGGFNRWVEEGRPVEEGPSTVEPRSFTARPRERMWVSAAELLAMLGGPAQILDARDAGQFTGARRRGPRGGHVPGAVNLPRELFFAEGGGFLDPDEVRGRLSAAGLDPDRPVVSYCNGGVAATVIAFQLHRLGFPDVAVYDGSWNEWGPRLDLPVEAGER
- a CDS encoding zinc-dependent alcohol dehydrogenase family protein gives rise to the protein MRAAVFDRFGEPAEVLRVAEVPTPEPGPNQVRVRMIASPINPSDLLYARGRYSIIPETPASPGFEGVGRVDAAGPGLYGKALVGRRVAVINGDGGNWAESVVIPAMQAIPVPSSIPDEQVASFFVNPATVLAMARHELAVPKGAWLLQSAANSELGKMMIRLGRHDGFKTLNVVRRPEAVEELKALGADAVIVTEDGPIPEQVRRVTGPEGVRHAIDPVGGEIGTGVFEALGPSGTLLAYGSLTGEPIRVDTRLMISGRRSLRGFWLGHFMRSRSKAAALPLFVQVGRLIRGGVLSTTVGPSYTLDRLAEAVRVAEQPGRPGKVLLNLRG
- a CDS encoding Nif3-like dinuclear metal center hexameric protein is translated as MTTVADLASWMEGFAPTRLAEDWDNVGLLLGDPAATVEKVMTCLTVTPRSASEAVDGGAQLIVSHHPIWFKPVQSLRADRADGFLWPLARAGVALYSPHTAFDNTRGGINDFLCEALGLVGVGPLKPAPDRQGCKVVVFAPEADREAVLSAAFEAGAGRIGDYAECSYTLEGSGTFLGLEGTNPTVGRAGRREVAPEQRIEFVCPTARLPMVLDAVRRAHSYEEPAIDAYPTILRDESAGVGRIGRLPEPTTLRRLAGIVRDRLPAPGLQFVGEPDRRVERVAVACGGADDFVRDASEAGADAFLTGEARFHRALEAEAAGMGMIVAGHHATERPAVEMLADRIGAAFPGLEAWASRRESDPMRCP